One genomic segment of Desulfurispora thermophila DSM 16022 includes these proteins:
- a CDS encoding sirohydrochlorin chelatase yields the protein MKTAVVLLSHGSRLARAQEELRSLVEMVAARGDWDVVEGASFQFHQPDLPAVLAKLAARGMERVIIVPLFLFHGIHLQEDIPPVLEAEREKYPQMQILVSRHLGADAGLAEIVCQRVREVQDGR from the coding sequence ATGAAAACAGCGGTTGTTTTGTTAAGCCACGGCAGCCGCCTGGCCAGAGCCCAGGAAGAATTGCGTTCCCTGGTGGAAATGGTGGCCGCCCGGGGTGACTGGGATGTCGTAGAAGGGGCTTCTTTTCAATTTCATCAGCCCGATCTGCCTGCCGTGCTGGCCAAACTGGCCGCCCGGGGTATGGAAAGGGTGATTATTGTGCCCCTATTTTTGTTCCACGGGATCCATTTGCAGGAGGATATACCACCCGTGCTGGAAGCGGAAAGGGAAAAATATCCCCAGATGCAGATTCTGGTTTCCCGCCACCTGGGTGCCGATGCGGGATTGGCGGAGATTGTATGCCAGCGAGTTCGGGAAGTGCAGGACGGGAGGTGA
- the cobK gene encoding precorrin-6A reductase yields the protein MILLLGGTSETFRILAGLCAYGLPVMVSVATPLGKATLEEKMSPELKVNGRVEVRCGRLDAHGLADLIKVKGIRLVVDATHPYAREVSREAVLACQRMGIVCLRFSRPRQEPDMNQAVHRVPDYHSAARLAGVLGDRVFLTTGSKTVSIFATELAPVRLIVRVLPDPQTIARLLDLGIPARQIIAAQGPFSREFNLALFRDWRADVVVSKESGAAGGQEAKLAAARQLGLPVVLIERPPEAGPVRVYQDVDDLLRAVGELYPDHGARQGVLAEQNNIGGENE from the coding sequence ATGATCCTTCTGCTGGGTGGCACATCGGAAACATTCCGGATTTTAGCCGGTCTCTGTGCTTACGGCCTGCCGGTCATGGTTAGTGTGGCCACGCCATTGGGGAAGGCCACTCTGGAAGAGAAGATGTCGCCGGAGCTGAAAGTCAACGGCCGGGTGGAAGTGCGCTGCGGCCGTCTCGATGCCCATGGCCTGGCAGATCTGATCAAGGTGAAGGGGATCCGTTTGGTGGTGGATGCCACCCACCCCTATGCCCGGGAGGTTTCCCGGGAGGCTGTGCTGGCCTGTCAACGGATGGGAATCGTTTGCCTGCGTTTTTCCCGTCCCCGGCAGGAGCCGGACATGAACCAAGCCGTCCACCGGGTGCCCGATTATCACTCGGCCGCCCGTCTGGCCGGGGTGCTGGGGGATAGGGTTTTTTTAACCACGGGCAGCAAAACGGTGTCCATATTCGCGACCGAACTGGCGCCGGTGCGGCTGATTGTGCGCGTTCTGCCCGACCCGCAAACAATTGCCCGCTTGCTGGACCTGGGGATCCCCGCCCGGCAAATTATCGCTGCGCAGGGGCCGTTCAGCCGGGAGTTCAACCTGGCCCTTTTCCGGGACTGGCGGGCTGATGTGGTGGTGAGCAAGGAAAGCGGAGCGGCCGGCGGGCAGGAGGCCAAGCTTGCCGCCGCCCGTCAGCTGGGTTTGCCCGTGGTATTAATCGAGCGCCCGCCCGAGGCCGGGCCGGTGCGGGTTTATCAGGACGTTGATGATTTGCTGCGCGCCGTTGGGGAACTCTACCCCGACCATGGTGCCCGGCAGGGTGTATTAGCAGAGCAAAACAATATTGGTGGTGAAAATGAATGA
- the cobJ gene encoding precorrin-3B C(17)-methyltransferase → MVVGLGPGGVELLSPQARLAIAACPVVAGYKTYLDLIPELLVGKEIICTGMTREVERCAQALARAAAGERVAIVSSGDPGVYGMAGLILEMAARDGLLEKVDIQVVPGITAATAAAARLGAPLMHDFAVISLSDLLTPWELIERRLEAAAAADFVLVLYNPASHRRREQINVARQIMLRHKEPTTPVGLVRNAYREEESCVITDLQNMLEHPVDMLTIVFIGNSSTRVLGKYMVTPRGYQV, encoded by the coding sequence ATGGTGGTCGGGTTGGGGCCGGGCGGAGTAGAGCTTTTAAGCCCGCAGGCCAGGCTGGCCATAGCCGCCTGTCCGGTAGTGGCCGGGTATAAAACCTACCTGGATTTAATTCCGGAACTATTGGTGGGCAAGGAAATCATCTGTACCGGCATGACCAGGGAGGTGGAGCGCTGTGCGCAGGCCCTGGCCCGGGCGGCGGCCGGAGAGCGGGTGGCCATTGTATCCAGCGGTGATCCTGGCGTTTACGGGATGGCCGGACTGATCCTGGAAATGGCGGCGCGGGACGGATTACTGGAAAAGGTGGATATCCAGGTTGTCCCCGGGATTACGGCGGCCACAGCGGCGGCAGCCCGGCTGGGGGCGCCGCTCATGCACGATTTTGCCGTGATCAGCCTGAGCGACTTGCTCACCCCGTGGGAATTAATCGAGCGGCGCCTGGAGGCAGCGGCAGCGGCCGACTTTGTGCTGGTGCTGTATAATCCGGCCAGCCACCGCCGCCGGGAACAGATCAATGTGGCCCGGCAAATTATGCTGCGCCATAAAGAACCAACCACCCCGGTGGGACTGGTACGCAATGCCTACCGGGAAGAAGAGAGCTGTGTGATTACTGATTTGCAGAATATGCTGGAACACCCGGTGGATATGCTGACAATAGTTTTTATTGGAAACTCCAGCACGCGGGTGCTGGGCAAATACATGGTTACACCGCGGGGTTATCAAGTATGA
- a CDS encoding cobalt-precorrin 5A hydrolase → MATGAKPAGVAVLVLAPRSLPLAGKIATNLVRYGPVRIYCRHCQPGNTLPVANQVLSGPITVQDYDSLPHLLDEIWGRFGALVLVMSLGIVMRLVAPRLRSKTIDPAVLVVDEAGRFVISAASGHLGGANDLTALLARALGAQPVITTATDGQGLLAPDLLAGRYRMAVHPLTRIKEVNAALLAGQRIVYYSDWPLPEPGIDQRPLLQYLAGEREGDWQIVVSDAAGVPEPARGLLLIPRRLVLGVGCRRGVAGEAVCRAVQQALAGAGRRMEAVKALATVDLRSGEPALEQTAAWLGVPLLAYDRRQIGEIMRARPGEFSFSPYVEQKIGVGGVCEPVSLLACQQGRLLLAKQKMAGVTVAIAEDALWWSGWGRAE, encoded by the coding sequence ATGGCTACCGGAGCTAAACCCGCCGGGGTGGCCGTGCTGGTGCTGGCACCCCGCAGTTTGCCCCTGGCGGGTAAGATTGCCACTAATCTGGTGCGCTATGGTCCGGTGCGCATATACTGCCGCCATTGTCAGCCAGGTAATACACTCCCCGTGGCCAACCAGGTCTTGTCCGGGCCGATCACCGTTCAAGATTACGATAGCCTACCACATTTGCTGGATGAAATATGGGGGAGATTTGGTGCCTTAGTGCTGGTTATGTCACTGGGCATTGTTATGCGGCTGGTAGCACCGCGCTTGCGGAGCAAAACGATTGACCCCGCCGTGCTGGTGGTGGATGAGGCGGGTCGCTTTGTCATCAGCGCGGCCAGCGGCCATCTGGGCGGGGCCAATGACCTGACCGCCTTGCTGGCCCGCGCCCTGGGAGCGCAGCCGGTCATTACCACGGCTACGGACGGGCAAGGGCTGCTGGCCCCCGATCTGCTGGCCGGACGTTATCGGATGGCCGTGCATCCCCTGACCAGAATTAAGGAAGTCAATGCTGCCCTGCTGGCCGGGCAAAGAATAGTCTATTATTCTGACTGGCCTCTGCCCGAACCGGGTATTGACCAGCGGCCTTTGCTGCAGTATCTGGCCGGGGAGAGGGAAGGCGACTGGCAAATAGTGGTCAGTGATGCTGCCGGTGTACCCGAGCCGGCCCGGGGTCTGCTGTTAATCCCCCGCCGTCTGGTGCTGGGCGTGGGGTGCCGGCGGGGTGTGGCCGGGGAAGCGGTGTGCCGGGCCGTACAGCAGGCGCTGGCCGGCGCCGGCCGGCGGATGGAGGCGGTAAAAGCGCTGGCCACGGTGGATTTGCGCTCCGGTGAGCCGGCCCTTGAGCAGACTGCCGCCTGGTTGGGTGTTCCCCTGCTGGCCTATGATCGCCGGCAAATTGGGGAGATAATGCGGGCCCGGCCCGGAGAGTTCTCTTTTTCGCCCTATGTGGAGCAAAAGATTGGAGTGGGTGGAGTATGCGAACCTGTGAGCCTGCTGGCCTGCCAGCAGGGACGTTTGCTGCTGGCCAAGCAGAAAATGGCCGGAGTAACAGTGGCCATAGCCGAGGATGCCTTATGGTGGTCGGGTTGGGGCCGGGCGGAGTAG
- the cobM gene encoding precorrin-4 C(11)-methyltransferase, whose product MNMPVVYFVGAGPGDPELITVKGADLLRRADVVVYAGSLVNPALLDLCRPGAVIYDSAGMHLQEMVRVMAEAAGEGKVVVRLHTGDPSLYGAIQEQMDALADQGVECRVVPGVSSFFAAAASLKQELTLPEVTQTVILTRLAGRTSVPQHEEMRQLARHQATMCIFLSVHMIRELVAELLAGGYPADTPVAVVYRASWPDERIVRGTLADIADRVTEAGIKKTALIIVSRVLAGNYTPSRLYDAGFAHGYRS is encoded by the coding sequence ATGAATATGCCGGTGGTTTATTTTGTTGGTGCAGGGCCCGGGGATCCGGAGCTGATTACAGTCAAAGGGGCCGATTTGCTCCGCCGGGCCGATGTGGTGGTATATGCCGGTTCGCTGGTCAACCCCGCACTGCTGGACCTGTGCCGGCCCGGTGCGGTCATATATGACAGTGCGGGCATGCACCTGCAGGAAATGGTGCGGGTGATGGCGGAGGCGGCGGGGGAGGGCAAGGTGGTTGTCCGCCTGCACACGGGCGATCCTTCCCTGTATGGCGCCATTCAGGAACAAATGGATGCCCTGGCGGATCAGGGCGTCGAATGCCGGGTGGTGCCCGGTGTGAGCTCTTTTTTTGCGGCGGCGGCGTCCCTCAAACAGGAGTTGACTTTGCCCGAGGTTACCCAGACGGTGATCCTCACCCGCCTGGCCGGGCGTACTTCCGTGCCGCAGCATGAGGAAATGAGGCAACTGGCCCGCCATCAGGCCACCATGTGCATTTTTTTGAGCGTGCACATGATCCGGGAACTGGTGGCCGAGCTCCTGGCCGGTGGCTACCCTGCCGACACTCCGGTGGCCGTGGTTTATCGCGCCTCCTGGCCCGACGAGCGCATCGTGCGCGGCACGCTGGCCGATATAGCCGACCGGGTGACCGAGGCCGGTATCAAGAAAACCGCCCTGATCATAGTGAGCCGGGTGCTGGCCGGCAATTATACGCCGTCCCGCCTCTACGATGCGGGGTTTGCCCATGGCTACCGGAGCTAA
- the cobI gene encoding precorrin-2 C(20)-methyltransferase produces MTGTLYGIGVGPGDPGLLTIKAQQILQQVDVLCVPRSAGDRDSLALQVVQRALNRQFNILELDFPMSKDRQILEQAWQKAAGQVVERLRQGLDLAFVTIGDPLFYSTFSYLATRVRDLCPGVEIKTVPGVMAMAGCAAAIGLPLAEGEETLLVIPAAYGVDQLREALDKYDNIVLMKVNRQLGQVYGLLQEKGLLSRAVFFSRCGQEEGFFVSGKLGELLDRPLDYMSLLIIKKNGPGGPA; encoded by the coding sequence TTGACCGGTACATTGTACGGCATAGGTGTGGGACCTGGTGATCCCGGCCTGCTGACCATAAAAGCGCAGCAGATCTTGCAGCAGGTGGACGTGCTCTGCGTGCCGCGCTCGGCCGGCGACAGGGACAGCCTGGCTCTGCAGGTGGTGCAGCGGGCTCTGAACCGGCAGTTTAACATTTTGGAACTGGACTTTCCCATGTCCAAAGACCGGCAGATCCTGGAGCAAGCGTGGCAAAAAGCGGCCGGGCAGGTGGTGGAACGGCTGCGGCAGGGTCTGGATCTGGCCTTTGTTACCATTGGAGACCCTCTTTTTTACAGCACATTCAGCTATCTGGCCACCCGGGTGCGGGATCTCTGCCCCGGGGTAGAGATAAAAACCGTTCCCGGAGTTATGGCTATGGCCGGCTGTGCCGCTGCAATAGGTCTGCCGTTGGCGGAAGGCGAGGAAACTCTGCTGGTAATACCGGCCGCTTACGGTGTGGACCAGTTGCGGGAAGCCCTGGATAAGTACGACAATATCGTTTTAATGAAGGTAAACCGGCAACTGGGGCAGGTCTACGGCCTGCTGCAGGAGAAGGGACTATTGTCCCGGGCGGTGTTTTTCAGTCGCTGCGGGCAGGAAGAAGGTTTTTTTGTCAGCGGTAAGCTGGGGGAATTGTTGGACAGGCCGCTGGACTATATGTCGTTATTGATAATCAAAAAGAACGGTCCAGGCGGGCCGGCCTGA
- the cbiT gene encoding precorrin-6Y C5,15-methyltransferase (decarboxylating) subunit CbiT, which produces MNKHWPYLTPGLPDDMFLRVEGVPMTGEEVRTVMLAKARLAGGQVIWDIGSGTGSLSVEAARLVRDITVYAVESKPEAVQATIANVNAWGLDNVQVVSGWAPEVLADLPSPDRVLIGGSGGRLVEIIKLLAKRLRSGGRVVLSAVTVETLQTALQVFVPPVWQREILQLSVVRERSLGRSHLWQARNPVFLITAWREISDWGKEELI; this is translated from the coding sequence ATGAATAAGCACTGGCCATATTTAACCCCCGGACTGCCGGACGATATGTTTTTACGGGTGGAGGGGGTACCCATGACCGGGGAGGAAGTGCGGACGGTGATGCTGGCCAAAGCCAGGTTGGCCGGTGGGCAGGTGATCTGGGATATTGGCAGCGGGACCGGCTCGCTCAGCGTGGAAGCAGCCCGCCTGGTCCGGGACATTACTGTATATGCGGTGGAGAGCAAGCCGGAAGCAGTGCAGGCTACAATTGCCAATGTAAACGCCTGGGGATTGGACAATGTGCAGGTGGTATCCGGTTGGGCGCCCGAAGTGCTGGCCGACTTGCCCTCCCCCGACCGGGTGTTGATAGGAGGTAGTGGCGGCCGGCTTGTCGAAATAATAAAACTATTGGCGAAGCGACTGCGATCAGGTGGGCGGGTAGTCTTGAGCGCGGTGACCGTGGAAACCCTCCAGACAGCGCTGCAGGTTTTTGTCCCGCCGGTCTGGCAGCGGGAGATATTGCAACTTTCGGTTGTTCGGGAAAGAAGTCTGGGGCGCAGCCATTTGTGGCAGGCCCGCAATCCGGTTTTTCTCATTACTGCTTGGCGGGAAATAAGTGATTGGGGCAAGGAGGAATTGATTTGA
- the cbiE gene encoding precorrin-6y C5,15-methyltransferase (decarboxylating) subunit CbiE, whose product MVKITVVGVGPGSADYISPLAMSCIERADVLVGGRRHLEALARPEQETYPLTADLSGLPAYLRRQAGRRVVVLATGDPGLYGILTFLRQHFTAEQLQVIPGVSAVQLAFARLAMPWQDALICSVHGRDINDAVLDQLKQARKAAVLTGPACPPRQLARALTHIMPRATVYLCCDLSLPGERVMMLTVGELAQLGEEITSNCVMVIINE is encoded by the coding sequence ATGGTTAAAATAACCGTGGTGGGCGTGGGGCCGGGGAGCGCGGATTACATCTCGCCCCTGGCCATGTCCTGCATCGAGCGGGCCGACGTGCTGGTAGGGGGCAGGCGTCACCTGGAGGCACTGGCCCGGCCGGAGCAGGAGACCTACCCTTTGACGGCGGATTTATCCGGGCTACCCGCCTACTTGCGCCGTCAGGCCGGGCGGCGGGTGGTGGTGCTGGCCACGGGCGATCCCGGTTTGTACGGCATACTGACTTTTTTGCGCCAGCACTTTACCGCGGAACAGTTGCAGGTAATTCCCGGAGTTAGTGCGGTGCAACTGGCCTTTGCCCGCCTGGCCATGCCCTGGCAGGATGCGTTAATTTGCAGTGTGCACGGGCGGGATATTAATGACGCTGTGCTCGACCAGCTCAAGCAGGCCCGCAAAGCAGCCGTGCTCACCGGTCCGGCCTGTCCGCCCCGCCAGTTGGCCCGGGCGCTGACCCATATTATGCCCCGGGCTACGGTGTATCTGTGCTGCGACCTGTCCCTGCCCGGGGAGAGGGTGATGATGCTAACGGTGGGTGAACTGGCGCAATTAGGAGAAGAAATTACCAGTAACTGTGTGATGGTGATTATCAATGAATAA
- the cbiD gene encoding cobalt-precorrin-5B (C(1))-methyltransferase CbiD — MSGRMLKIKAREELRNGITTGASAAAAAYAAALFVFTGRRESMVTVQNPAGQKITVPVHEISPCAGGARATVIKDGGDDPDVTHGLPVIVEVVPGGEEIIFVAGPGVGTVTRPGLPVPVGEPAINPVPRQMIRQALQEVLPPGLGAKVTISVPGGREVARRTLNPRLGIEGGISILGTSGIVRPMSEEAFKASLVPQIHMARAAGYSRLVLVPGYLGWQIATSRLGLPAAAVVETSNFVGFMLEECVKAGVQAVLLCGHLGKMIKLAGGIFHTHSRIADARREILVAFAALEGADRTLLEKIMQSNTIEEAAVLLRTTGWGRVFTRLAAAASRAAMSHVYGELTAGTVLLGRRGEIWAMDEAARTIGEELGWLK, encoded by the coding sequence ATGAGTGGACGCATGTTGAAAATAAAAGCCAGGGAAGAGCTGCGTAACGGAATAACCACAGGGGCATCGGCAGCTGCGGCGGCTTACGCTGCAGCCTTATTTGTCTTCACCGGTCGCCGGGAAAGTATGGTAACAGTGCAAAATCCGGCCGGGCAAAAAATAACCGTTCCGGTGCATGAAATATCGCCCTGTGCGGGTGGAGCCAGGGCCACTGTGATCAAGGACGGCGGTGATGACCCCGATGTTACCCACGGGTTGCCCGTAATAGTGGAGGTTGTGCCCGGGGGCGAGGAAATAATTTTTGTGGCCGGCCCCGGGGTGGGCACAGTAACCAGGCCCGGCCTTCCCGTACCAGTGGGTGAGCCGGCCATTAATCCCGTACCCAGACAGATGATCCGGCAAGCCCTGCAGGAAGTACTGCCGCCCGGTTTGGGGGCAAAGGTGACCATCAGTGTGCCAGGCGGGCGGGAGGTGGCCCGGCGCACTCTCAATCCCCGCCTGGGGATTGAGGGCGGTATTTCTATTTTGGGCACCAGCGGCATTGTGCGGCCCATGTCCGAGGAGGCCTTTAAAGCCTCTCTTGTGCCCCAGATCCACATGGCCCGGGCGGCCGGCTACAGCAGGCTGGTCCTGGTGCCGGGATATCTGGGCTGGCAGATTGCCACCTCCCGGCTTGGTTTGCCTGCCGCGGCGGTGGTGGAAACCAGCAATTTCGTAGGTTTTATGCTGGAAGAGTGTGTCAAAGCCGGTGTGCAGGCCGTGCTGCTGTGCGGGCATCTGGGTAAGATGATCAAACTGGCCGGGGGCATTTTCCACACGCACAGCCGGATTGCCGACGCCCGGCGGGAAATACTGGTTGCTTTTGCCGCTCTGGAGGGAGCGGACAGAACTTTGCTGGAAAAAATTATGCAGAGCAATACTATTGAAGAAGCAGCTGTTCTGCTAAGGACAACGGGCTGGGGACGGGTTTTCACCCGCCTGGCCGCTGCCGCCAGCCGGGCGGCAATGAGCCATGTTTACGGTGAGCTGACCGCGGGTACAGTCCTGCTGGGCCGGCGGGGGGAAATCTGGGCCATGGATGAAGCGGCCCGGACCATCGGGGAGGAATTGGGATGGTTAAAATAA
- a CDS encoding ATP-binding protein codes for MNAQCRFCHGRGLIVKPGEDVAVPCVCTRQQRLDNLLRRAGLPPRLQDCSFASFDLRFYSRHLPGDGKSLSYYDMARLALQAAMRFVEDFTACPQGDGLLFTGPVGSGKTFLSCCIANELLSRGCAVQFVVVPDMLDMLRASYRGEQDLTESDLMEPAREVPLLILDDLGAHSYTEWARQKLYSLLNYRLNYRLPVIITTNIGLGDLETFLGERTTSRICQMCRPYRLQVDTDIRIALRRGTV; via the coding sequence ATGAATGCCCAATGTCGGTTTTGTCACGGGCGGGGGCTGATTGTCAAGCCAGGGGAGGATGTCGCCGTACCGTGTGTTTGCACCAGACAGCAGCGCCTGGACAACCTTCTGCGGCGGGCCGGTTTGCCTCCCCGCTTGCAAGACTGTTCTTTTGCCAGCTTTGACCTGCGCTTTTATTCCCGCCATTTGCCGGGGGACGGTAAATCGCTCAGCTACTACGATATGGCCCGGCTGGCCCTGCAGGCGGCCATGCGCTTCGTGGAGGATTTCACGGCCTGCCCGCAGGGGGACGGCCTGTTGTTTACCGGGCCTGTGGGCAGCGGAAAGACATTTTTAAGCTGCTGCATTGCTAACGAGTTGCTGTCCCGGGGTTGTGCCGTACAGTTTGTTGTGGTGCCCGATATGCTGGATATGCTGCGCGCTTCCTACCGGGGGGAACAGGACCTGACCGAGAGCGATCTAATGGAGCCGGCGCGGGAAGTGCCGCTGCTGATTCTGGATGACCTGGGTGCGCACAGTTACACTGAATGGGCAAGGCAAAAACTGTACTCATTGCTCAATTACCGTCTCAATTACCGCCTGCCGGTGATTATCACCACCAACATCGGTCTGGGCGATTTGGAAACTTTTCTGGGTGAGCGGACTACATCGCGCATCTGTCAGATGTGCCGCCCCTACCGCCTGCAAGTGGATACCGATATCCGCATTGCCCTGCGCCGGGGTACGGTTTAG
- a CDS encoding DnaD domain-containing protein gives MLSNKYRGNITAAFSADLCQAGMTVVPNLLLRYYKKMGLLDSEMMLIIQLLRLRSEEKVYMPSAATLAECLSCTENEIEQMLSSLQERKMLAVSPYFDWLTNQVKKGYDLEPLFEKLSDFWACARIKEIEVIKRAINHELKQEEQKQNLGELYHTFESEIGRPLSPIEAEKIGQWVEAVGALLVREALRRAVLMGKINFRYMDAIILEWQKNNLRTLADVDRYEMAFQNRRAQPAKKRLPVTGEVAPEVKRKKEIIESLYMN, from the coding sequence ATGCTTAGTAACAAGTACCGGGGTAATATAACTGCTGCCTTTAGTGCGGATCTGTGTCAGGCCGGTATGACAGTGGTGCCCAATTTGTTGCTGCGTTACTACAAAAAAATGGGTCTCTTGGATTCGGAGATGATGTTGATTATCCAACTCTTACGCCTGCGCAGTGAGGAAAAGGTGTATATGCCCAGCGCGGCTACCCTGGCGGAGTGCCTGTCCTGTACGGAAAACGAGATTGAGCAGATGCTGTCCTCCCTGCAGGAGAGAAAGATGCTGGCAGTATCTCCTTACTTTGATTGGTTGACCAACCAGGTGAAGAAGGGCTACGACCTGGAACCGCTTTTTGAGAAATTGTCTGATTTTTGGGCCTGCGCTCGCATCAAGGAGATTGAGGTTATCAAGCGGGCCATTAATCATGAACTCAAGCAGGAGGAGCAAAAGCAAAACCTGGGAGAGCTTTACCACACTTTTGAGTCGGAGATTGGCCGGCCGCTTTCTCCCATTGAAGCGGAGAAAATTGGCCAGTGGGTGGAGGCGGTGGGTGCTCTTTTGGTGCGCGAAGCCCTGCGGCGGGCTGTTTTAATGGGTAAAATCAATTTTCGCTACATGGATGCCATCATTCTGGAATGGCAAAAGAACAACCTGCGCACATTGGCCGACGTGGACAGGTACGAAATGGCCTTTCAAAACAGACGTGCCCAGCCGGCCAAAAAACGACTGCCGGTAACGGGGGAAGTGGCACCCGAAGTTAAGCGCAAAAAGGAGATCATTGAAAGTCTCTACATGAACTAG
- a CDS encoding cysteine hydrolase family protein yields the protein MKRALLVIDMLNDFMQEGGALYCGAAARRIIPVVLEKIKEYIGQGLPIIFAMDAHDPDDLEFLRYPPHCVYETPGARLIPEIAQLIEEYPFVIKVPKSRFSAFFRTNLNNILRDLNPDLVEVVGVCTNICVLYTVEELVNRDYRVVVLKDGVASFDENAHQWALEQMKSVLGVDIK from the coding sequence ATGAAAAGGGCTTTGCTGGTAATTGATATGCTTAATGACTTCATGCAGGAGGGAGGGGCACTTTATTGCGGTGCTGCGGCGCGGCGCATTATCCCTGTGGTGTTGGAAAAAATCAAGGAGTATATCGGCCAGGGATTACCTATCATTTTTGCCATGGACGCGCACGATCCCGACGACCTGGAGTTTTTACGCTATCCACCCCACTGTGTTTATGAAACACCCGGAGCCAGGCTTATTCCGGAAATAGCGCAGCTTATAGAGGAATACCCGTTTGTGATCAAAGTGCCCAAAAGCCGCTTCAGCGCCTTTTTCCGGACAAATTTGAACAACATATTGCGCGATTTAAACCCGGATTTGGTGGAAGTGGTGGGTGTGTGTACAAATATTTGTGTTTTATACACTGTAGAAGAACTGGTCAACCGGGACTACCGGGTGGTAGTACTCAAAGACGGTGTGGCCTCTTTTGACGAAAATGCCCACCAATGGGCGCTGGAACAGATGAAAAGCGTTTTGGGAGTAGACATAAAATAA
- the gap gene encoding type I glyceraldehyde-3-phosphate dehydrogenase, translating into MPVKIAINGFGRIGRAVFRLAWQRPADLQIVAVNDLTDPATLAHLLKYDSVHGIWPQDISVTEGGFRCGQQEIKVLAEKDPAQIKWGDLGVDIVIESTGRFTERNKAALHLAGGAKKVLISAPAKNEDVTIVMGVNHEKYDPAAHHVISCASCTTNCLSPVAKVLHQKLGILRGMMTTVHSYTNDQQILDLPHKDLRRARAAAMSIIPTTTGAAKAVALVLPELKGKLHGMAMRVPTPNVSVVDLVAEVSRPTTREEVNAMLKEAAEGPLKGIMAYSEAPLVSRDYNGNPHSSIVDALSTMVVEGTMVKVIAWYDNEWGYSNRVVDTAAYVASRGL; encoded by the coding sequence ATGCCGGTAAAAATTGCTATCAATGGCTTTGGTCGCATCGGGCGGGCCGTTTTCCGCCTGGCCTGGCAACGTCCAGCAGATCTGCAAATTGTGGCGGTCAATGACTTGACCGACCCGGCTACCCTGGCCCACCTGTTAAAATATGACTCTGTGCACGGCATCTGGCCACAGGACATCAGTGTCACCGAGGGCGGCTTCCGTTGCGGGCAGCAAGAGATCAAAGTGCTGGCGGAAAAGGACCCGGCCCAGATCAAGTGGGGCGATCTGGGGGTGGACATTGTCATTGAATCCACCGGACGCTTTACTGAAAGGAATAAAGCCGCCCTGCACCTGGCCGGTGGTGCCAAAAAGGTCTTAATCTCCGCCCCGGCCAAAAACGAAGACGTTACCATCGTCATGGGCGTCAACCATGAAAAGTACGACCCGGCCGCGCATCATGTCATTTCCTGCGCCTCCTGCACCACCAACTGTTTGTCTCCAGTGGCCAAGGTGCTCCACCAGAAGCTGGGTATACTGCGCGGCATGATGACCACGGTCCATTCCTATACCAATGACCAGCAAATCCTTGATCTGCCCCATAAAGACCTGCGCCGGGCCAGGGCGGCCGCCATGTCCATCATTCCCACCACCACCGGGGCAGCCAAAGCCGTAGCCCTGGTATTACCCGAATTGAAGGGCAAGCTGCACGGCATGGCCATGCGCGTACCCACACCCAACGTTTCAGTAGTGGACCTGGTGGCCGAGGTGTCCCGGCCCACCACGCGGGAAGAAGTTAACGCCATGCTCAAGGAGGCGGCCGAAGGACCCTTGAAGGGCATCATGGCCTACAGCGAAGCACCGCTGGTTTCGCGGGACTACAACGGCAATCCGCATTCCTCCATTGTGGACGCTCTTTCCACCATGGTGGTGGAAGGCACCATGGTCAAAGTTATTGCCTGGTACGACAATGAATGGGGTTACTCCAACCGGGTGGTGGATACAGCAGCCTACGTTGCCTCCCGGGGTTTGTAA